From a single Clostridiales bacterium genomic region:
- the cas4 gene encoding CRISPR-associated protein Cas4 encodes MGIEVNGSLMQSYTICERQVWLMAHQIIPDQDHPYIEIGRIIDNTSYDRERKKLNFDNVVIDLVKNDKDNFLIGEVKKSSKAEKSARMQLLFYLYKLKQSGILAKGQLLFPEERKKVNVSLTDDAESEIIKAIDEITNIIHKEKAPVFIKIPYCKNCGYREFCLS; translated from the coding sequence ATGGGTATAGAAGTAAACGGTTCATTAATGCAAAGTTACACTATTTGCGAGAGGCAGGTATGGCTCATGGCTCATCAGATAATTCCGGATCAGGATCATCCATATATAGAAATAGGACGTATAATCGATAATACTTCATATGATAGAGAAAGAAAAAAACTAAATTTTGATAATGTTGTTATCGACCTTGTAAAAAACGATAAAGATAATTTTTTAATAGGAGAAGTTAAAAAAAGTTCAAAGGCAGAAAAGAGTGCAAGGATGCAACTCCTTTTTTATCTGTATAAATTAAAGCAAAGCGGAATTTTAGCAAAAGGACAATTGCTATTCCCAGAAGAAAGAAAAAAGGTCAATGTTTCGCTTACAGATGATGCAGAATCAGAGATAATTAAGGCAATAGATGAAATAACCAATATTATTCATAAAGAAAAAGCACCAGTTTTTATAAAAATACCTTATTGTAAAAATTGCGGATACAGGGAGTTTTGTTTATCATGA
- the cas1b gene encoding type I-B CRISPR-associated endonuclease Cas1b, with protein sequence MKKPIYIFSDGELKRKDNTLFFDNEKGRKYIPVENTSEIMLFGEVIINKRFLEFVSHSEIILHFFNHYGYYIGTYYPREHLNSGYMILKQAEYYNDKDKRLYIAKKFIEGAYKNMRHVLKYYQNRGKNLEDIICCIEELGETINSVISINELMAIEGNIRGAYYKAFDKILGNPDFKFGIRSKRPPKNSLNVLISFGNSLMYTLILSEIYKTHLDPRIGYLHSTNFRRFSLNLDVSEIFKPIIIDRVIFSVISKNIIKKDDFDGSAEGLILKEKAKKAFIEEYENKLMTTINHRSIGSNVSYCRLIRLELYKLEKHLMGEQEYTPFVAQW encoded by the coding sequence ATGAAGAAACCTATTTATATCTTTTCAGATGGAGAACTAAAAAGAAAGGACAATACATTGTTTTTTGATAATGAAAAAGGTAGAAAATACATACCTGTTGAAAATACATCTGAAATAATGTTATTTGGAGAAGTAATCATCAATAAAAGATTCCTGGAATTTGTATCTCATTCTGAGATCATACTGCATTTTTTTAATCATTATGGATATTATATAGGAACATATTATCCCAGAGAACATTTAAATTCAGGATATATGATATTGAAACAGGCTGAATATTACAATGATAAAGATAAAAGATTATATATAGCAAAAAAATTTATAGAAGGGGCATATAAAAATATGCGCCATGTTTTAAAATATTATCAAAATAGAGGTAAGAATTTAGAGGATATCATTTGCTGTATAGAAGAACTTGGTGAGACAATAAATAGTGTAATAAGCATAAATGAATTGATGGCTATAGAAGGCAATATACGAGGAGCATATTACAAAGCATTCGATAAAATATTGGGTAATCCGGATTTTAAATTTGGCATTAGAAGCAAAAGGCCGCCTAAAAACTCATTAAATGTACTTATAAGCTTTGGTAATTCACTAATGTACACTTTGATATTAAGCGAAATATATAAGACTCATTTAGATCCAAGAATTGGTTATTTACATTCAACAAACTTCAGAAGATTCTCCTTGAATCTTGATGTCTCTGAAATATTCAAGCCTATAATAATCGACCGAGTTATATTCTCAGTTATAAGCAAAAATATCATAAAAAAAGATGATTTTGACGGAAGTGCAGAAGGGCTAATATTAAAGGAAAAAGCAAAAAAGGCATTCATTGAGGAGTATGAAAATAAGCTTATGACTACTATTAATCATAGAAGCATAGGAAGTAATGTTTCATACTGCAGGCTTATCAGACTTGAACTATACAAATTGGAAAAACATTTGATGGGAGAACAGGAATATACTCCGTTTGTTGCTCAATGGTAA
- the cas2 gene encoding CRISPR-associated endonuclease Cas2 has translation MFAILVYDINEKRVNKVLKTCRKYLSWVQNSVLEGEISDANLRKLKIEISRIINKEEDSVIIYLLRTTTYSERQILGLDKGGTDMFI, from the coding sequence ATGTTTGCCATACTCGTATATGATATAAATGAAAAAAGGGTAAATAAAGTATTAAAGACCTGCAGAAAGTACTTGAGTTGGGTACAAAATTCCGTGCTTGAAGGTGAAATTTCCGATGCCAATCTTAGAAAACTTAAAATAGAAATATCGAGAATTATAAACAAAGAAGAAGATTCAGTCATCATCTACTTACTCAGGACGACAACTTATTCGGAGCGCCAAATACTCGGCCTAGATAAAGGTGGAACAGATATGTTTATTTAA